In Paenibacillus hexagrammi, the following are encoded in one genomic region:
- the cobK gene encoding precorrin-6A reductase: protein MILVLAGTSDARELALQIRAEGHAILTTVVTDSAAKSMEMEGLPVLTGRLTAEQMQELIRDKCIRAVVDATHPFAEEASKNAIAASQEAKVPYVRFERQSLTYEQSGLITIVDDYQAAAEEAAQRRGNIMLTTGSKTLGIFAKRLLGLPDTTLIARMLPRKDNMEKCEELGLEQRNIVAMQGPFSKELNQALYAHYNVTLMITKESGKVGAVDEKLEAALEMGIESIVIGRPGLEYGTQYADFDGVLQHIGQLIFKEA from the coding sequence ATGATTCTTGTCCTAGCCGGAACAAGCGATGCGAGAGAGCTCGCACTCCAAATTCGAGCTGAAGGCCATGCAATTCTGACGACGGTGGTTACTGACAGTGCAGCTAAAAGCATGGAGATGGAAGGACTTCCTGTCCTGACCGGCAGATTGACAGCGGAACAGATGCAGGAGCTCATTCGTGATAAATGCATCCGTGCCGTGGTCGACGCTACACATCCGTTTGCGGAGGAGGCTTCCAAGAATGCGATAGCGGCATCGCAGGAAGCTAAGGTTCCTTACGTTCGCTTTGAGCGCCAAAGTCTAACTTACGAACAGAGTGGTCTCATTACGATCGTCGATGATTACCAAGCAGCGGCGGAAGAAGCTGCGCAAAGAAGAGGCAATATTATGCTCACGACGGGCAGCAAAACCCTAGGCATTTTTGCGAAGCGCTTGTTAGGGCTGCCTGATACAACATTAATTGCCCGTATGCTTCCGCGCAAGGACAATATGGAAAAATGCGAAGAGCTGGGATTGGAGCAGAGGAACATTGTCGCGATGCAAGGTCCTTTTTCCAAAGAGCTGAATCAAGCGCTATACGCCCACTATAACGTTACACTGATGATCACCAAAGAAAGCGGAAAAGTAGGCGCGGTGGATGAGAAGCTGGAAGCAGCGCTGGAGATGGGCATTGAGAGCATTGTGATCGGCCGTCCGGGGCTGGAATATGGGACCCAGTACGCAGACTTTGACGGTGTGCTGCAGCATATCGGACAGCTTATTTTTAAGGAGGCATAG
- a CDS encoding sirohydrochlorin chelatase — MNAVLFVGHGSRDEEGNEEVRQFVADISARMNGFLVETCFLEFVLPTISQGIERCISQGASRVIVIPIILFAAGHAKIHIPAAIDEAKLKYPQVQFTYGRPIGVHDQILDILTSRILDSGIQVEQEQEDTALLVVGRGSSDPDANSDLFKISRLLWERLKVKWVETAFIGVTAPLIDEGVERCIRLGAKKVVILPYFLFTGVLIQRMESLVEGYGEKYVNHEFVLAPYFGFHPILKEILISRALEAVQDEVKMNCDMCQYRLEAMKHIDHDHHHDHHGLHDEHHHDHGHVHHHHHREHNHEHHQEHHQEHDEHHHQHQEENLGLEHNHHHRHADVHERDHVQDHHHEEHSEQHEHDHTQLQDSIPVQIGGTKI; from the coding sequence ATGAATGCAGTTTTATTTGTTGGTCATGGCAGCAGGGATGAAGAAGGTAATGAAGAGGTCAGGCAATTTGTAGCTGATATTTCTGCAAGAATGAATGGTTTTTTAGTGGAAACGTGTTTCTTGGAGTTCGTTCTGCCTACGATTTCACAAGGAATTGAACGATGTATATCGCAAGGAGCATCACGTGTGATCGTGATACCGATTATATTATTTGCTGCCGGACACGCCAAAATCCATATTCCTGCAGCGATCGACGAAGCGAAGCTGAAATATCCGCAAGTTCAGTTCACCTACGGGAGACCAATCGGTGTTCACGATCAAATTCTTGACATCTTAACCTCACGGATTCTTGACTCTGGGATCCAAGTGGAGCAGGAGCAAGAGGACACGGCTCTCCTCGTCGTAGGACGCGGAAGCAGCGATCCAGACGCAAACAGTGATTTGTTCAAAATTTCTCGGCTTTTGTGGGAACGCCTTAAGGTCAAATGGGTGGAGACCGCCTTTATCGGGGTAACGGCTCCGCTGATTGATGAAGGTGTTGAACGATGTATCCGACTTGGAGCAAAGAAGGTTGTGATTCTCCCGTACTTCTTGTTCACGGGTGTGTTGATTCAAAGGATGGAAAGTTTGGTTGAGGGGTACGGCGAGAAGTATGTAAACCATGAGTTTGTGCTTGCTCCCTATTTCGGCTTCCATCCGATTCTGAAGGAAATTCTCATAAGCCGGGCGCTAGAGGCCGTCCAGGATGAGGTGAAAATGAACTGCGATATGTGTCAGTACCGTTTGGAAGCGATGAAGCATATCGACCATGATCATCATCATGATCACCATGGGCTTCATGATGAGCACCATCATGACCATGGACATGTTCACCATCATCATCATCGTGAGCACAACCATGAACACCACCAAGAGCATCACCAAGAGCACGATGAACACCACCATCAACACCAAGAGGAGAATCTTGGCCTTGAACATAATCATCATCACCGTCATGCGGATGTGCACGAGCGTGATCACGTCCAAGATCATCACCATGAGGAACACAGCGAACAACACGAACACGACCATACACAGCTGCAAGACAGCATCCCCGTTCAAATTGGGGGTACAAAGATATGA
- the cobJ gene encoding precorrin-3B C(17)-methyltransferase, producing the protein MKGKLLIIGFGPGSFEHMTRRAREAIQESEVVIGYNTYVDLISGLLTEQQIVRTGMTEEVSRAQEAVRQANSGKKVAVISSGDAGVYGMAGLVYEVLMEQGWTRSAGVEVEVIPGISALHSAGSLLGAPIMHDACTISLSDHLTPWEFIAKRVEAAGQADFVIALYNPRSGRRTRQIVETQRILLQYRSPDTPVGIVKSAYRDREHVIVTTLSEMLNYEIGMLTTIIIGNSSTKNYDGLMITPRGYQRKYTLGAEIQPLKPHQRLQAEAEPWALAQEEASQVIGESRNTKPLVPALGFDETLQVRPNLHELAVEALQLVSRGKGEESCAAPVQLPAQLQAQTLISAELRAQTQVQSAVTATKSIFEFAVSPGIANKKLSSTQLVALGQILGDRGDMEYTPHHQLIVRIQTENPVEITEELEALGLLLSPIGDLAQIKACDFCNLEKSESIPYAEAIHKRVGNLEVPKELKIGFNGCGMACYGAVQQDIGIVYRKEKFDLFLGGKTVGRNAHPAQPVAEGIEPGEIVELVARIVERYKTEGHPNERFHKFYKRVKEIEGYRHQEAQGFVIENAACGD; encoded by the coding sequence ATGAAAGGGAAGTTGCTGATTATCGGCTTCGGTCCGGGAAGCTTTGAACATATGACCAGGCGGGCACGCGAAGCGATTCAAGAGAGTGAGGTCGTTATTGGCTACAACACATATGTGGACTTGATCTCAGGCCTGCTCACAGAACAACAAATCGTTCGAACAGGCATGACGGAGGAGGTCAGCAGAGCGCAAGAGGCAGTCCGGCAGGCTAATTCAGGCAAGAAGGTAGCAGTCATATCAAGCGGTGACGCAGGTGTATATGGAATGGCTGGACTCGTCTATGAGGTGCTGATGGAGCAGGGCTGGACACGGTCTGCAGGGGTTGAAGTGGAGGTCATCCCGGGTATTTCCGCTCTACATTCTGCAGGCTCGCTGCTTGGGGCGCCAATCATGCATGATGCTTGCACAATTAGCCTCAGTGATCACCTTACACCTTGGGAATTCATTGCCAAAAGAGTTGAGGCGGCGGGGCAGGCCGATTTTGTTATCGCTTTGTACAATCCGCGCAGCGGAAGAAGGACGAGGCAGATCGTGGAGACTCAGAGAATCCTCCTTCAATATCGTTCACCGGATACGCCCGTAGGTATTGTCAAGAGTGCGTATCGGGATCGGGAGCATGTCATCGTCACGACGCTATCTGAAATGTTGAACTACGAAATTGGCATGTTGACCACCATCATCATCGGCAATTCAAGCACTAAAAATTACGACGGGCTCATGATTACGCCAAGAGGCTATCAGCGCAAATATACGCTTGGAGCAGAGATTCAGCCTCTGAAGCCTCATCAAAGACTTCAAGCGGAGGCAGAGCCTTGGGCGCTTGCACAAGAAGAGGCGTCACAGGTAATCGGAGAATCAAGGAATACAAAGCCGTTAGTTCCGGCGCTGGGGTTCGATGAAACTTTGCAGGTAAGGCCAAATCTACATGAACTGGCTGTGGAGGCGCTCCAACTCGTTTCCCGAGGAAAAGGAGAAGAATCGTGTGCTGCACCAGTGCAGCTACCAGCACAACTACAGGCACAAACACTAATATCAGCTGAACTACGAGCACAAACGCAAGTACAATCGGCGGTGACAGCGACGAAATCAATCTTTGAATTCGCGGTTAGCCCTGGAATTGCCAATAAAAAGCTAAGCAGTACACAGTTAGTAGCTTTGGGACAAATCCTTGGGGATCGCGGAGATATGGAATACACGCCGCATCATCAGTTGATCGTAAGAATTCAAACGGAGAATCCGGTAGAAATAACAGAGGAGCTTGAAGCGCTGGGACTTCTGCTCTCTCCTATTGGAGACCTAGCGCAAATCAAAGCTTGTGATTTTTGTAATCTGGAAAAAAGTGAATCCATTCCTTATGCAGAGGCCATTCATAAGCGAGTCGGCAATCTCGAGGTTCCCAAAGAATTAAAGATAGGTTTTAACGGATGCGGGATGGCATGCTACGGTGCTGTACAACAGGATATCGGTATCGTGTACAGGAAAGAAAAGTTTGATTTGTTTCTTGGGGGCAAAACGGTGGGACGAAACGCGCATCCTGCCCAGCCTGTAGCTGAAGGAATCGAGCCAGGAGAGATTGTCGAGCTTGTAGCGCGAATCGTTGAACGATACAAGACAGAAGGACATCCGAATGAAAGATTCCATAAATTTTATAAGAGGGTGAAGGAGATCGAAGGGTACCGACATCAGGAAGCGCAAGGCTTTGTCATCGAAAATGCGGCCTGCGGGGATTAA
- the cobM gene encoding precorrin-4 C(11)-methyltransferase: MKVYIIGAGPGDPDLITVKGLKLLQQADVVMYTDSLVNDELIAMAKPEAEIVKSSGMELGEMVQLMVDRLKQGKMVVRVHTGDPAMFGATMEQIALLRKEGIGYEIIPGVSSVFASAAVVGAELTIPELTQTVILTRAEGRTPVPELEKLRDLAAHHCTIALFLSATLTKKVVGELLEAGWSEDTPVAVVQRASWPDQQIIRTTIARLEEDMRKGGIRSHAMILAGWALDPEIHGKEEYRSKLYDKTFTHRFRRGVKA; encoded by the coding sequence ATGAAAGTATACATTATTGGAGCAGGTCCCGGCGATCCCGATCTCATTACTGTCAAAGGTCTGAAGCTGCTTCAGCAGGCGGATGTGGTCATGTACACCGATTCCTTGGTCAACGATGAACTGATTGCCATGGCAAAGCCTGAAGCTGAGATTGTGAAAAGCTCAGGCATGGAGCTCGGCGAAATGGTACAGCTAATGGTCGATAGGCTGAAGCAGGGCAAAATGGTGGTTCGGGTCCATACGGGTGATCCCGCTATGTTCGGTGCGACCATGGAGCAAATTGCCTTGCTGCGTAAGGAAGGAATCGGCTATGAAATTATTCCCGGTGTCAGCTCGGTCTTTGCTTCGGCTGCCGTGGTAGGCGCTGAATTAACGATTCCGGAGCTAACACAAACGGTCATTCTGACCCGTGCCGAGGGCAGGACACCGGTGCCGGAGCTTGAGAAGCTTCGTGACCTCGCGGCACACCACTGTACCATTGCCTTGTTTTTGAGCGCCACACTGACCAAGAAGGTCGTAGGTGAGCTGCTGGAAGCGGGCTGGAGTGAGGACACACCTGTAGCGGTCGTTCAGCGCGCATCATGGCCCGATCAGCAGATTATTCGTACGACGATCGCGCGTCTTGAGGAAGATATGAGAAAGGGCGGCATCCGCTCGCACGCAATGATTCTAGCCGGTTGGGCGCTTGATCCGGAGATTCACGGAAAAGAGGAATACCGCTCCAAGCTGTATGACAAGACGTTTACGCATCGCTTCCGCAGAGGAGTGAAGGCATGA
- the cobI gene encoding precorrin-2 C(20)-methyltransferase, with protein MSKIGTLYGVGVGPGDPELITVKAFRLLKECPVIAYPRKMRGAKSYALAITEMYMNTADKEMLGLTFPMTRDKEALEAQWTKTVELVYQCLAEGKDVAFVTEGDPMIFSTYIHLMRLMKEQHPEVQAVSIPGISSVNASASRLGLPMADGDEQIAIVPAVDDYEAMRKAIEEHDCIVFIKVAKVIDLMLTVLRDLQLVDKASVITKVTSSEEMIWRNVEELQGRELEYLTLMVVRK; from the coding sequence ATGAGTAAAATCGGCACGTTATACGGTGTTGGCGTTGGTCCCGGGGACCCGGAGCTCATTACGGTCAAAGCGTTCCGGCTGCTGAAAGAATGTCCGGTTATCGCATACCCGAGAAAAATGCGCGGAGCTAAAAGCTATGCACTAGCGATTACAGAGATGTATATGAATACAGCGGATAAAGAAATGCTCGGACTCACCTTCCCTATGACGAGGGACAAAGAAGCCCTGGAAGCGCAATGGACCAAGACGGTGGAGCTGGTATATCAGTGTCTCGCCGAGGGTAAGGATGTCGCATTCGTTACCGAAGGGGATCCGATGATTTTCAGCACATATATTCATTTGATGCGGTTGATGAAGGAGCAGCATCCCGAGGTTCAGGCCGTTTCCATACCGGGCATATCGTCGGTGAATGCTTCAGCATCCCGATTAGGACTACCGATGGCGGACGGGGATGAGCAAATCGCGATCGTACCGGCAGTAGACGATTACGAAGCCATGCGCAAAGCGATTGAAGAGCACGACTGCATCGTTTTTATTAAAGTGGCCAAGGTGATTGATCTCATGCTGACGGTGCTGCGTGACCTGCAATTGGTGGACAAGGCTTCCGTTATTACCAAAGTGACATCTTCCGAGGAAATGATTTGGCGCAATGTGGAGGAGCTGCAAGGGCGTGAGCTGGAATATTTAACTTTAATGGTGGTGAGAAAATAG
- a CDS encoding DUF1361 domain-containing protein translates to MAKKADFRFGILFGLAFWLLFYPNSPYIITDIVHLTYLKTSIPIQYDILLNALTAFTALLTGLLSLYIVHEMFMEKFRSRTAWLFVGVLQFLCSIGVFLGRFLRWNSWDIVSDPVEIVQDSLDTIESSSSLIFICAMMLVMCCSYLMVYTMLRYRR, encoded by the coding sequence ATGGCAAAAAAAGCGGACTTCCGCTTCGGCATTTTATTTGGACTGGCATTCTGGCTGCTATTTTATCCCAACTCCCCTTATATCATTACTGACATCGTTCACTTGACGTACTTAAAAACCTCAATTCCGATCCAATATGATATATTGCTTAACGCGCTGACGGCATTTACCGCTCTGTTAACAGGATTATTATCATTGTACATTGTTCACGAGATGTTCATGGAGAAATTTCGCTCACGTACCGCGTGGCTGTTTGTCGGCGTTTTGCAGTTTTTGTGCAGTATAGGGGTTTTTCTGGGACGTTTTTTGCGTTGGAATAGTTGGGATATTGTGAGCGATCCTGTAGAGATTGTACAAGACTCATTGGATACGATAGAGTCAAGCAGTTCGCTTATTTTTATCTGTGCCATGATGCTCGTCATGTGCTGTTCCTATCTGATGGTATATACCATGCTGCGATATAGAAGATAG
- a CDS encoding cobalt-precorrin 5A hydrolase, translated as MIISLKEGNIPTIQQSSDYAIVAITKHGVETARRLHERMSGTDVYYMSKFRHGDEEQKGIQLFENSVRLLFPALFPAYQGLIIIISLGAVVRMIAPLLQDKKKDPAIVVIDDHAEHVISVLSGHLGGANELTLEVAAALGARPVITTASDVQKTIPVDLFGRRFGWRWESADKLTPVSASVVNEERIAVIQESGETDWWQHDRQIPPHIQRFTQIEDAAAYDPQAVLLITHRLLRADEQAILHNGVLYRPRVIVLGIGCNRGTAAEEIEAVIRETLDELGFSLLSVKAACTIDLKKDEEGLLAVVRKFGWEFVCYTPEDLNRIPVEAPSETVYKFTGAYGVSEPAAKLYIQSEQLALTKKKSGNVTISVGLLRFAEGGPSCQEELS; from the coding sequence ATGATCATCTCGCTCAAAGAAGGCAATATACCTACTATTCAGCAAAGCAGTGATTATGCCATTGTTGCGATTACCAAACACGGCGTTGAGACAGCGCGCAGGCTGCATGAACGTATGAGCGGCACGGACGTTTACTATATGAGCAAGTTTCGGCACGGAGATGAAGAACAGAAAGGCATTCAGCTCTTTGAGAATAGTGTGCGCCTGCTATTCCCCGCTTTATTTCCCGCTTATCAAGGATTGATTATCATCATCTCGCTCGGTGCTGTCGTGCGAATGATCGCGCCGCTGCTTCAGGACAAGAAGAAAGACCCAGCAATTGTCGTCATCGACGATCATGCCGAGCATGTCATCAGTGTGCTGTCCGGCCATTTAGGCGGAGCTAATGAGCTTACGCTGGAGGTGGCGGCTGCATTAGGGGCAAGACCGGTCATCACAACAGCCTCTGATGTGCAAAAAACGATTCCCGTCGACCTGTTCGGCCGCCGTTTTGGCTGGAGGTGGGAGTCCGCGGATAAGCTGACCCCGGTCAGTGCATCTGTCGTTAATGAAGAACGGATCGCGGTTATACAGGAATCCGGTGAAACCGATTGGTGGCAGCATGACCGTCAGATCCCGCCCCACATCCAGAGGTTCACGCAAATTGAAGACGCTGCCGCCTACGATCCGCAAGCGGTGCTGCTCATCACGCATCGCTTGCTGCGGGCAGATGAACAAGCTATTTTGCATAACGGTGTATTGTACAGACCGAGAGTGATCGTGCTTGGAATCGGCTGCAATCGGGGAACCGCGGCAGAAGAAATTGAAGCAGTCATTCGTGAAACATTGGACGAGTTAGGCTTTTCTCTGCTTAGTGTGAAAGCTGCTTGTACCATTGATCTCAAGAAGGATGAAGAGGGGCTGCTCGCGGTCGTTCGCAAATTTGGCTGGGAATTCGTCTGTTATACACCGGAAGATCTCAACCGTATTCCTGTTGAAGCCCCATCCGAAACCGTATATAAATTCACAGGAGCCTATGGGGTCAGCGAACCGGCAGCCAAGCTCTACATCCAGTCAGAGCAGCTTGCTCTGACCAAGAAGAAATCAGGGAACGTAACGATCTCTGTCGGTTTGCTGCGATTTGCGGAGGGAGGGCCATCGTGTCAGGAAGAATTGTCATAG
- a CDS encoding cobalt-precorrin-5B (C(1))-methyltransferase: MDEQAKPLRHGYTTGSCATAGAKAALLALIEQAPQAEVRIRIPIGDTVAFALHSCEYTQLWGEAAVIKDGGDDPDATHGAKIIVRVSWRDEPGIAIDGGIGVGRVTKPGLPVEVGMAAINPVPRKMIRETVQEVLEQYEMERGVYVLVSVPDGEEIAKKTLNGRLGIIGGISILGTRGIVVPFSTAAYKASVAQAIRVAVKCGCEHIVLSTGGRTETYGISMYPNLPEEAFVEMGDFVGFALTQCQRQGVRKVTLVGMMGKFSKVAQGVMMVHSKSAPVDFNFLAQVAVESEASDTLLEEIRNANTAAQVGDLMAASGHRRYFERLCERCCRAGLLEVGGGGFDEIETVIISMKAELLGQSSIRREPQAL, translated from the coding sequence ATGGACGAGCAAGCGAAGCCGCTCCGCCATGGCTACACCACAGGCTCCTGCGCGACCGCAGGAGCCAAGGCGGCGCTGCTGGCGCTCATCGAGCAGGCGCCGCAAGCGGAAGTGCGCATCCGTATCCCGATCGGGGATACGGTCGCATTTGCTCTGCACAGCTGCGAGTACACGCAGCTGTGGGGCGAGGCCGCCGTGATTAAGGACGGCGGCGATGACCCTGACGCGACGCACGGCGCTAAGATCATCGTGCGCGTGAGCTGGCGCGATGAGCCCGGCATCGCGATCGACGGAGGCATCGGCGTCGGGCGCGTCACGAAGCCCGGCCTCCCCGTGGAGGTCGGCATGGCCGCGATCAACCCCGTGCCGAGAAAAATGATTCGCGAGACCGTGCAAGAGGTGCTCGAGCAGTACGAGATGGAGCGCGGCGTCTACGTGCTCGTCTCTGTGCCTGACGGCGAAGAAATCGCCAAGAAAACGCTCAATGGGCGGCTTGGTATCATCGGCGGCATTTCGATCTTAGGCACACGGGGAATCGTGGTACCTTTCTCAACAGCTGCCTATAAAGCCAGTGTAGCTCAGGCGATCCGCGTCGCCGTCAAATGCGGCTGTGAGCATATTGTGTTATCCACAGGTGGCCGCACGGAGACTTACGGAATCAGCATGTATCCGAATCTTCCAGAGGAAGCCTTTGTGGAAATGGGCGATTTCGTCGGCTTCGCCTTGACGCAGTGCCAGAGGCAGGGAGTCCGCAAAGTGACACTAGTCGGGATGATGGGGAAATTCTCCAAGGTTGCTCAGGGAGTGATGATGGTGCATTCCAAGAGTGCCCCGGTTGATTTTAATTTTTTGGCACAGGTAGCAGTAGAGTCAGAAGCTTCCGACACTTTACTTGAAGAAATCCGAAACGCCAACACAGCGGCGCAGGTAGGCGATCTGATGGCGGCAAGCGGTCATCGCCGCTATTTTGAACGTTTATGCGAAAGGTGCTGCCGCGCAGGTCTTCTGGAGGTTGGGGGCGGAGGCTTCGATGAAATCGAAACCGTCATCATTTCCATGAAAGCAGAGCTGCTGGGTCAGTCCTCAATTCGAAGAGAGCCACAGGCTCTGTAG
- a CDS encoding precorrin-8X methylmutase: MEFHTDFKPLTVQPQEIEEKSFEMITEELGEHSFTEEQYPVVQRVIHASADFELGRSMRFHPRAIEAGVEAIRSGKILVADVQMVQVGISKPRIEQYGGEVKVYISDQDVIEEAKRLNTTRAIISIRKAIQEAEGGVFAIGNAPTALLELIRLIKEGVAKPGLVIGVPVGFVSAAESKEELAKLDIPFITNIGRKGGSPVAVAAVNALSILAARMG; the protein is encoded by the coding sequence ATGGAATTTCATACGGACTTTAAACCGCTAACCGTTCAGCCGCAGGAAATCGAGGAGAAGAGCTTCGAAATGATTACGGAAGAGCTTGGTGAGCACAGCTTCACAGAGGAACAATATCCGGTCGTTCAGCGCGTAATTCATGCTTCGGCGGATTTTGAACTGGGAAGAAGCATGCGGTTCCATCCCAGAGCAATTGAAGCTGGCGTTGAAGCAATTCGTTCTGGGAAAATTCTGGTTGCCGACGTGCAAATGGTGCAGGTGGGCATTAGCAAGCCCCGCATCGAGCAGTACGGCGGCGAGGTCAAAGTATACATATCCGATCAAGATGTCATCGAGGAAGCCAAAAGGCTCAACACGACACGTGCGATTATTTCCATTCGCAAAGCGATCCAAGAGGCGGAAGGCGGTGTTTTTGCCATTGGCAATGCGCCGACGGCGCTACTGGAGCTGATCCGCCTGATCAAAGAAGGCGTTGCGAAGCCCGGACTCGTCATCGGCGTGCCGGTCGGCTTCGTCTCGGCAGCGGAGTCGAAGGAGGAGCTGGCGAAGCTCGATATTCCGTTCATCACGAATATCGGCCGCAAGGGCGGCAGTCCGGTCGCCGTGGCTGCCGTGAACGCGCTGTCCATCCTCGCAGCGCGGATGGGGTAA